A stretch of DNA from Adhaeribacter swui:
AGACCTGAAATCGTACTCGCGGGTATCGTACTTGCGCGAAATCCATGGCGATATGCCTGGCGCTATCGAAGCTATGCAACTAGCCATAGATGCCGGCTTTCCCGGTTTAGAACAAACCGCCTGGGTTACGGTAACCTTGGGCAGTTTGTACGAAAAGACCGGCGACCTAAAAAATGCCGAAGCGCAGTATAACAAAGCCTTGGCGCAATCGTCCAATTACGCTTTTGCCTTGGGCGGCTTAGGTCGTTTAGCTGTTAAACAAAAAGACTATCAGACCGCCGAACAAATATTTACGCAGGCTGCAGGCATTATTCCGGAATTTTCTTTTCAAGAAGAACTGGTCCGGCTTTACCAACAACAAAATAAAATTATTAAAGCTAAAGCTACCATGGAAGAATTACTAGAAGGGCTGGAAGAAGATCAGGCTGCTGGTCACGTGGTAGACTTAGAATTAGCCAACATCCACCTGCAATTAGGCAAAGACCCTGATAAAGCCCTTGTTTACGCCATGAAAGAATACAAACGACGTCCTGATAATATAGATGTATGTAAAGCTTTGGCTGAGATTTATTATCAAAAACAGGATTATAAAACGGCTGCTACTTACTTAAAGAAGGCCACCCGCACCAGTAGTCAGGATGCCGGATTGGTTTGCTTGGATGGTTTAGTTAAATTTCATTTGGGTGACCAGATAAATGGCACTCACCTTATTCAAAAATCCCTGGCTCTTAACCCCTACCAAAATACCACGCTTAGTACCGAAGGCCGCAATTTAGTGAGTAAAGCGATCTCTAAAATTTTATTCCATTAACGATATACGGCTTTGGCAAATTCCATTAAAAACAACCAAGTATGAAGTGATGGAAGTCGGCAACGAACCACACCGTTGCGTTAGCTACGCCATCACTTTATCTTTATATATTGTTTCTGGAGTTGGTCTAGAAAAGCGGCATAGTTCATTTGTTTAACTGCGTTAGACCTCCTTTTCTATTCTGCCAAGTAAGTCTTATAAGTACGAATATGTAAAATAGCTCAATATAATCTCCTAACAATGGCTGTTTTCCAGACGTTTGGTCCATGTATTTTGGAACAAGACAGACTATTCATGCTACCATTACGGACTTGATTTATTTTTCATTCAACCACAACCTAGACTTAATCTGACGAGTAGAAAAGCAAGTCTGTCAAGTAAAAAACAAGCTATGAACCCATTACCAGCCAAAGGATACGGAGCTACGGGCTCCTTTTTTAGTGAACTAAAACCCCTAAACTTCGAGCGAAAAGCACCCCAAGCCGATGAGGTTTTAATAGATATTTTATATACCGGGGTTTGTCATTCGGATTTACACCAGGTGAAAAATGACTGGGGCAATACCATCTATCCTTGCGTACCCGGCCACGAGATCATCGGCAAAGTAGCCCAAGTTGGTGCGGCGGTCACCAAGTTTAAAGTCGGCGATACCGTTGGGGTGGGTTGCATGATTGATTCCTGCGGGGTTTGCCCTTCCTGCGCCGAAGGAGAGCAGCAGTACTGCGAAGGTCCGGTAAGTTGGACGGCCACTTACAATGGGTACATGAAACCCGATGGCAGCGGTTTTAACACCTTTGGCGGTTACTCCGACAAAATTGTGGTCAAAGAATCCTTTGTATTAAGGATACCGGCAGCCTTGGACATTAAGGCGGCTGCCCCCATTCTTTGCGCCGGAGTGACAACGTACTCCCCGCTAAGACACTGGCAGGTAAAAGCCGGGGATAAAGTAGCTGTAGTTGGTTTAGGTGGTTTAGGCCACATGGGCGTGCAGCTAGCCAAAGCCATGGGCACAGAAGTAACCGTAATTACCACCTCCAAGGAAAAACAAGCGGATGCCGAAAAATTAGGCGCGCACCAGGTGTTATTTTCAGAAGATACCGAAGCGATGAAGGAGCATGAAAGCGCTTTTGATTTTATTTTGAATACCATTCCGGATGCCTATGACATCAACGATTATATAAGTCTTTTGAAAAGAGACGGCGCCATTGTAGCCGTGGGGGTACTAGCGCCTTATAAAAAACCCACG
This window harbors:
- a CDS encoding tetratricopeptide repeat protein, producing the protein MKKNYFYTASLVLLVVTGIVLFQKYQNVSEPIPPLRERQGPISTTSEWLNTKAAIQGLQRKLREKPGDLKSKLLLALAYMQEARITGEHPYYYPAALQLVEEILDREPDDQVLVYEATVAKATIQLSLHQFEAALKTGKAALQINNQGAAVYGVLCDANVELGHYEEAIVMADKMASLRPDLKSYSRVSYLREIHGDMPGAIEAMQLAIDAGFPGLEQTAWVTVTLGSLYEKTGDLKNAEAQYNKALAQSSNYAFALGGLGRLAVKQKDYQTAEQIFTQAAGIIPEFSFQEELVRLYQQQNKIIKAKATMEELLEGLEEDQAAGHVVDLELANIHLQLGKDPDKALVYAMKEYKRRPDNIDVCKALAEIYYQKQDYKTAATYLKKATRTSSQDAGLVCLDGLVKFHLGDQINGTHLIQKSLALNPYQNTTLSTEGRNLVSKAISKILFH
- a CDS encoding NAD(P)-dependent alcohol dehydrogenase, which produces MNPLPAKGYGATGSFFSELKPLNFERKAPQADEVLIDILYTGVCHSDLHQVKNDWGNTIYPCVPGHEIIGKVAQVGAAVTKFKVGDTVGVGCMIDSCGVCPSCAEGEQQYCEGPVSWTATYNGYMKPDGSGFNTFGGYSDKIVVKESFVLRIPAALDIKAAAPILCAGVTTYSPLRHWQVKAGDKVAVVGLGGLGHMGVQLAKAMGTEVTVITTSKEKQADAEKLGAHQVLFSEDTEAMKEHESAFDFILNTIPDAYDINDYISLLKRDGAIVAVGVLAPYKKPTNNMEVAMHRRTVAGSLIGSIQETQEVLDFCAEHQILPEVEIIPIQEINQAFKRMQQKDVHYRFVIDMQSLKEESN